In Polypterus senegalus isolate Bchr_013 chromosome 12, ASM1683550v1, whole genome shotgun sequence, the following are encoded in one genomic region:
- the m17 gene encoding IL-6 subfamily cytokine M17 isoform X1 → MLLARTFSLYVKEAQLLCHAQKKKTTKSPTVSSPLTHSIFLLLLFFPSTAFMCLLTILDFARINASDLCRSSAGTQSKNLANLLKSEAETLVRTYIEAQGEGFPQSSSECKEEVSGFPVGDITARESPEMLQSIYFTLKSIDRHFKTILQQLSDLGFPATDPLQMKLKVAQERVLHLAANIKCMLTVPPPEVKIPPSVTIRGIYKQKKYGCTVLRKYSEFLTQVVRGLSHQTGTKLKKRYIHSHHARLQRLP, encoded by the exons ATGTTGCTTGCACGTACTTTTTCACTGTATGTAAAGGAAGCACAGCTGCTATGtcatgctcaaaaaaaaaaaacaacaaaatcaccGACGGTTTCCTCTCCCTTAACTCACTCaatctttcttcttctccttttttttccctccacaGCCTTCATGTGCCTGCTCACTATTTTGGATTTTGCAAGAATAAATGCAAGCGATCTGTGTAGAAGCTCAGCTGGTACCCAAAGCAAGAATTTAGCCAATCTCCTGAAGAGCGAAGCAGAAACACTTGTGAGAACATAT ATTGAAGCTCAAGGAGAAGGCTTTCCCCAGTCAAGCTCAGAGTGCAAAGAGGAAGTGTCTGGCTTCCCAGTGGGTGACATCACTGCCAGAGAGTCCCCTGAGATGCTTCAGAGCATCTATTTCACTTTGAAAAGCATAGACAGACATTTCAAAACCATCCTACAGCAGCTCTCTGATCTGGGCTTTCCAGCCACGGACCCTTTACAGATGAAACTCAAGGTGGCTCAAGAGCGTGTTCTTCACCTAGCTGCCAATATTAAATGCATGCTCACAGTGCCTCCCCCAGAGGTCAAGATCCCACCATCAGTGACCATCAGGGGCATCTACAAGCAAAAGAAGTATGGCTGTACTGTCCTGAGAAAATACTCCGAGTTCCTGACTCAAGTTGTACGAGGACTGAGCCACCAGACGGGCACGAAGCTGAAAAAAAGATATATTCATTCCCATCATGCTCGGTTACAAAGACTGCCTTAG
- the m17 gene encoding IL-6 subfamily cytokine M17 isoform X2, with translation MSRHLGGVHISAAFMCLLTILDFARINASDLCRSSAGTQSKNLANLLKSEAETLVRTYIEAQGEGFPQSSSECKEEVSGFPVGDITARESPEMLQSIYFTLKSIDRHFKTILQQLSDLGFPATDPLQMKLKVAQERVLHLAANIKCMLTVPPPEVKIPPSVTIRGIYKQKKYGCTVLRKYSEFLTQVVRGLSHQTGTKLKKRYIHSHHARLQRLP, from the exons ATGAGCCGACACCTCGGCGGAGTGCACATCTCTGCAG CCTTCATGTGCCTGCTCACTATTTTGGATTTTGCAAGAATAAATGCAAGCGATCTGTGTAGAAGCTCAGCTGGTACCCAAAGCAAGAATTTAGCCAATCTCCTGAAGAGCGAAGCAGAAACACTTGTGAGAACATAT ATTGAAGCTCAAGGAGAAGGCTTTCCCCAGTCAAGCTCAGAGTGCAAAGAGGAAGTGTCTGGCTTCCCAGTGGGTGACATCACTGCCAGAGAGTCCCCTGAGATGCTTCAGAGCATCTATTTCACTTTGAAAAGCATAGACAGACATTTCAAAACCATCCTACAGCAGCTCTCTGATCTGGGCTTTCCAGCCACGGACCCTTTACAGATGAAACTCAAGGTGGCTCAAGAGCGTGTTCTTCACCTAGCTGCCAATATTAAATGCATGCTCACAGTGCCTCCCCCAGAGGTCAAGATCCCACCATCAGTGACCATCAGGGGCATCTACAAGCAAAAGAAGTATGGCTGTACTGTCCTGAGAAAATACTCCGAGTTCCTGACTCAAGTTGTACGAGGACTGAGCCACCAGACGGGCACGAAGCTGAAAAAAAGATATATTCATTCCCATCATGCTCGGTTACAAAGACTGCCTTAG